The following are encoded together in the Triticum dicoccoides isolate Atlit2015 ecotype Zavitan chromosome 6B, WEW_v2.0, whole genome shotgun sequence genome:
- the LOC119323415 gene encoding probable N-acetyltransferase HLS1-like: MGEGEESRKDTMAIRVREFDMERDLAAMEELERRCQVGLSGDQADDAHDDGGAKKCRRRRRKKKGMSLYVEQIGDPFARVRHSPDYVMLVAEYGEEGGGEAVGVIKACVRTVSRGKTMMKKKQQFAKVACLLGLRVSPSHRRLGIATELVRRAEAWCAARGAAHATMATTASNSASLALFAGRFGYAPFRRPLFLGHPVHRHRARVPGAHRVLQLPPPLAAAAYAALLSPAEFVPADLPALLAHKLTLGTYLAVERGPDPSLPPSFALLSVWDATRSLRLRVGGAAPLLRASLAAARALDQHAPWLRVPSLPDVFRPFGTYLLYGLRMSGPEGPALLRSLCRHAHNVARKNPACAVVAADLGPDDPAAAAVPHWPSFSCDEDVWCIKKLGVAADSAGNAGDDDDDWTTAPPADVLFVDPREF, from the exons ATGGGCGAGGGCGAGGAGAGTAGGAAGGACACGATGGCGATACGAGTCCGGGAGTTCGACATGGAGAGGGACCTGGCGGCGATGGAGGAGCTGGAGCGCCGGTGCCAGGTCGGCCTCTCGGGCGACCAGGCGGACGACGCCCACGACGATGGCGGCGCCAAGAagtgcaggaggaggaggaggaagaagaagggcatgtCGCTCTACGTGGAGCAGATCGGCGACCCGTTCGCCCGGGTGCGCCACTCGCCGGACTATGTCATGCTG GTTGCTGAGTATGGGGAGGAAGGAGGTGGGGAGGCGGTGGGCGTGATCAAGGCCTGCGTCCGGACGGTGAGCCGGGGGAagacgatgatgaagaagaagcagcagttcGCCAAGGTGGCCTGCCTCCTCGGCCTCAGGGTCTCCCCGTCCCACAG GCGGCTCGGGATCGCGACGGAGCTGGTGAGGCGCGCCGAGGCGTGGTGCGCGGCGAGGGGCGCGGCGCACGCGACCATGGCGACCACGGCGTCCAACTCCGCCTCGCTCGCGCTCTTCGCGGGGCGCTTCGGCTACGCGCCGTTCCGGCGGCCGCTGTTCCTCGGCCACCCGGTGCATAGGCACCGCGCGCGCGTCCCCGGCGCGCACCGCGTGCTGCagctgccgccgccgctcgccgccgcggcCTACGCCGCCCTGCTCTCCCCGGCCGAGTTCGTCCCCGCCGACCTCCCCGCGCTGCTCGCGCACAAGCTCACCCTCGGCACGTACCTCGCCGTCGAGCGCGGCCCGGACCCGTCCCTCCCGCCGTCCTTCGCGCTGCTCAGCGTCTGGGACGCCACGCGCTCCCTCCGCCTCCGCGTCGGCGGCGCCGCGCCGCTCCTCCGAGCGTCCTTAGCCGCGGCGCGCGCGCTCGACCAGCACGCGCCGTGGCTGCGCGTCCCGTCGCTCCCCGACGTGTTCCGCCCGTTCGGCACGTACCTGCTCTACGGCCTCCGCATGTCCGGCCCCGAGGGCCCCGCGCTGCTCCGCTCGCTGTGCCGCCACGCGCACAACGTCGCGCGCAAGAACCCGGCCTGCGCCGTCGTGGCCGCCGATCTCGGCCCTGATGACCCCGCCGCCGCTGCGGTGCCGCACTGGCCAAGCTTCTCCTGCGACGAGGACGTCTGGTGCATCAAGAAGCTCGGCGTCGCCGCTGACAGTGCTGGCAATgccggcgacgatgacgacgactgGACGACGGCGCCACCGGCTGACGTTCTGTTCGTGGATCCCCGGGAGTTCTGA